The following are encoded in a window of Syngnathus scovelli strain Florida chromosome 4, RoL_Ssco_1.2, whole genome shotgun sequence genomic DNA:
- the heatr3 gene encoding HEAT repeat-containing protein 3, translated as MGKSKTTKFKRPQFNAVGLPVNAVKEAAAEEDELADDYDGCPAAELLEKLQSPSADVRECACAGISQVVQQSQSIPAFLQRDAVRQLGPMMLDGSLAVRETAAGALRNLSACGGHEVCEDMVKRDVMTSLTALLRECCAGFAAMPSKEPKNRVENVANEAVNLLWNLCESSNQALSLFNKSGLLDVVVQCLERYPHNVELSTSAAHCLHTVSEDNPELLCSIDGNVHGALEGVLLSKQPGLAHTLLRTLAAGTLWNMKASLPAARQAQTLTAVLATLSQSLDLDAGELIPQLHRAEEARFQDAPAASGMEARSSGELAVKEMDEEGAAQCVKNGDCGDDFSDLLPREMEELREAAALLTAQQTSLEILVNMCYSDDPSDDEWEESSSSDESEAPADGLSSSLMSPLCLSAEVHGALINHNIPEKVLKKTQFPKKEAVDMCHQTPYWRSLVKKMQRVQSRALTCLHSILSGMDAESLGGAEALQQAAQHLSTLLFGAPEIPKDEEFLEAVISAMRSLLQMTALKNIPLSISLQQIMSLSEAAARCDVISVRVNAVAILGITGSTLAKEKGSAQTLQMIGSGLLQVATNDTDLVVNGEALDALFDVFADGEEAETAARSIQLLPALKMLQPVFKAKIRKAGRDKYSPQQLCVLGNVRVNLRRFIGYLQSLDKK; from the exons atgggCAAAAGTAAGACGACAAAGTTCAAACGTCCTCAATTCAATGCTGTCGGACTACCCGTGAACGCCGTGAAAGAAGCTGCCGCTGAGGAGGACGAACTCGCGGACGACTACGACGGCTGCCCGGCGGCGGAACTGCTGGAGAAA ctgcagagtccCAGCGCAGATGTACGAGAGTGTGCGTGCGCTGGCATCTCTCAGGTTGTCCAGCAGAGTCAAAGCatcccagcctttctccagagggATGCAGTGAGGCAGCTGGGTCCCATGATGCTGGATGGCAGCCTGGCCGTCAGGGAGACGGCCGCCGGAGCCCTCAG GAATCTGAGTGCCTGTGGAGGCCATGAGGTGTGCGAGGACATGGTGAAGCGCGACGTCATGACTTCTCTGACAGCGCTGCTCAGAGAG TGCTGTGCGGGTTTTGCCGCGATGCCGAGCAAAGAGCCAAAGAACCGTGTTGAGAACGTTGCCAACGAGGCGGTGAACCTGCTATGGAATCTCTG CGAGAGCAGCAACCAGGCACTGTCGCTCTTCAACAAATCAGGTCTTCTGGACGTGGTGGTCCAATGTCTGGAGAGATACCCCCACAACGTGGAGCTTTCCACTTCCGCTG CGCACTGTTTGCACACGGTGTCCGAGGACAACCCCGAACTGCTATGTAGCATCGACGGCAACGTGCATGGAGCTCTAGAAGGTGTACTGCTGTCAAAGCAGCCTGGCCTGGCGCACACTCTCCTCAGGACACTGGCTGCAG GAACGCTATGGAACATGAAGGCAAGCCTTCCCGCTGCCCGCCAGGCTCAGACCCTTACAGCTGTGCTGGCCACCTTGTCACAAAGTCTGGATTTGGACGCGGGCGAGCTCATCCCTCAACTTCACAGAGCGGAGGAGGCGCGCTTCCAGGACGCTCCCGCCGCGTCGGGTATGGAGGCGCGCTCTAGCGGGGAGCTCGCTGTGAAAGAAATGGACGAAGAGGGAGCAGCACAGTGTGTGAAAAATGGAGATTGCGGAGACGACTTTTCGGATCTCTTGCCT AGGGAAATGGAGGAGCTGAGGGAGGCGGCGGCCTTGCTGACGGCCCAGCAGACGTCCCTGGAGATCCTCGTCAACATGTGCTATTCTGACG ATCCCTCCGACGACGAGTGGGAGGAGTCGTCGAGCAGCGACGAAAGCGAAGCGCCCGCCGACGGGTTGTCCAGTAGCCTCATGTCGCCGTTGTGTTTGTCGGCGGAGGTCCACGGCGCTCTCATCAACCACAACATCCCGGAAAAG gtGCTCAAAAAGACGCAGTTCCCCAAGAAGGAAGCAGTGGATATGTGCCACCAGACTCCGTACTGGAGAAGCCTCGTCAAAAA AATGCAGCGCGTCCAGTCTCGCGCCCTGACCTGCCTCCACAGCATCTTGTCCGGCATGGACGCCGAGTCTCTGGGTGGGGCGGAGGCGCTGCAGCAGGCGGCGCAGCATTTGTCCACGTTGCTCTTTGGAGCGCCAG AGATCCCTAAAGATGAGGAGTTCCTGGAAGCGGTCATCAGTGCCATGCGGTCTCTTTTGCAGATGACAGCCTTGAAGAACATCCCTCTG TCCATAAGCCTGCAGCAGATTATGAGCCTCAGCGAAGCTGCTGCCCGCTGTGATGTCATTAGCGTGAGAGTCAACGCCGTCGCTATCCTGGGTATCACCGGCAGCACCCTCGCCAAGGAGAAGGGCTCAGCTCAAACGCTTCAG ATGATTGGGAGCGGCTTGCTGCAAGTAGCAACCAACGATACCGATCTGGTGGTTAACGGCGAGGCCCTTGACGCCCTTTTCGACGTGTTTGCGGACGGCGAGGAGGCGGAGACGGCGGCCAGGAGCATCCAGTTACTTCCTGCTTTGAAGATGCTTCAGCCTGTTTTTAAGGCCaag ATCCGTAAGGCGGGAAGAGACAAGTATAGCCCGCAGCAGCTGTGTGTGCTCGGCAACGTCAGGGTGAACCTGAGGAGATTCATCGGTTACCTTCAGTCTCTGGACAAGAAGTGA
- the tent4b gene encoding terminal nucleotidyltransferase 4B, whose product MDPRIAWFQPEQRGPANNLWMQIWETTQGLGYLHVNNSFGILKASLSTPSGAVLLTAGTGTSESTMTSSTGDGELGDQRDFLPLESGNRNHRAATPSNRGPADGHPNKRKRDNKASTFGFNSSLLNGGSGTEGRDEYAGTPWKSRNYSEGIVGLHEEIRDFYAYISPRPEEEKMRLEVVDRIKGVIHNLWPSAEVQVFGSFSTGLYLPTSDIDLVVFGKWETLPLWTLEEALRKRNVADKNSIKVLDKATVPIIKLTDSFTEVKVDISFNVESGVKAACLIKEFKEKYPVLPYLVLVLKQFLLQRDLNEVFTGGIGSYSLFLMAVSFLQLHYRDDVCSPNINFGVLLIEFLELYGRHFNYLKTGIRIKDGGCYVAKDEVQKNMMDGYRPSMLYIEDPLQPDNDVGRSSYGAMQVKQAFDYAYVVLNHAVSPIAKYYPNNDTESILGRIIRVTQEVDEYREWIRNNWGSPSQKDLPLNRNDVTLFESQQLDQCNNNVPEEEDDEDDDVVVILPTRSKTSSSNSSPSPSLHSSPSSSPLSPSTTSSSSSDGDSDGTPCKTAKQQSGRATSAHREKSAVVTNHRMQNRTTSTPPASNKGGKARSQHKGGQQSSSRSSGNSKNHPSNRPHHQGNGKKRKNVRDSAPEELCR is encoded by the exons ATGGATCCGCGAATCGCCTGGTTCCAACCAGAACAACGCGGACCTGCCAACAACCTGTGGATGCAGATCTGGGAGACGACGCAAGGGCTCGGCTACCTGCACGTCAACAACAGTTTCGGCATCCTGAAAGCGAGCCTCAGCAcgccgtcgggagccgtccttcTCACCGCTGGAACCGGGACATCCGAGTCGACCATGACTAGTTCCACCGGGGACGGCGAGCTCGGAGATCAGCGGGACTTTTTGCCGCTGGAGTCCGGCAACCGCAACCATCGGGCGGCCACGCCGAGCAACAGGGGCCCGGCGGACGGGCACCCGAATAAGAGGAAACGGGACAACAAGGCGAGCACTTTCGGATTCAACTCCAGCCTTTTGAACGGTGGATCCGGCACGGAGGGCCGCGACGAGTATGCGGGCACGCCGTGGAAAAGCAGGAACTACTCGGAAGGGATCGTGGG GTTACACGAAGAGATCCGAGACTTCTACGCGTACATTTCTCCACGGCcggaggaggagaagatgagGCTGGAGGTGGTCGACAGAATTAAAGGCGTCATTCACAACCTTTGGCCAAGCGCTGAG GTGCAAGTTTTTGGAAGCTTCAGTACGGGCCTCTATTTGCCAACAAG TGACATCGACTTGGTGGTATTCGGGAAGTGGGAAACGCTCCCCCTGTGGACACTGGAAGAAGCTCTTCGCAAGAGGAACGTGGCTGACAAGAACTCCATCAAAGTTCTGGATAAAGCCACG GTACCCATCATCAAACTGACCGACTCCTTCACGGAGGTCAAGGTGGACATCAGCTTCAACGTGGAGAGCGGCGTCAAAGCGGCATGCCTCATCAAGGAATTCAAAGAG AAATACCCCGTGCTGCCTTACCTGGTCTTGGTGCTCAAGCAGTTCCTCCTCCAGAGGGACCTCAACGAGGTTTTCACCGGCGGAATCGGATCCTACAGCCTCTTCCTCATGGCCGTCAGCTTCCTGCAG CTTCACTACAGGGACGACGTTTGCAGCCCCAACATCAACTTTGGCGTGCTGCTCATCGAGTTCTTAGAGCTCTACGGACGCCATTTCAACTACCTAAAAACGGGCATCCGGATAAAGGACGGCGGCTGCTACGTGGCCAAAGATGAAGTTCAGAAGAACATGATGGACGGTTACAGGCCCTCCATGCTCTACATCGAGGACCCGCTGCAGCCAG ACAACGACGTCGGCCGCAGCTCCTACGGCGCCATGCAGGTGAAGCAAGCGTTTGACTACGCCTACGTGGTCCTCAACCACGCCGTGTCGCCCATCGCCAAGTACTACCCCAACAATGACACCGAGAG CATACTCGGCCGAATCATCCGCGTGACTCAGGAGGTGGACGAGTACAGGGAGTGGATTCGAAACAACTGGGGAAGCCCATCCCAGAAGGACCTGCCGCTCAACC GAAATGACGTGACGCTGTTCGAGTCGCAACAGCTGGATCAGTGcaacaacaacgttccggaagaggaggacgacgaggatGACGACGTCGTAGTGATCCTGCCGACGAGGAGCAAAACCTCGTCATCCAACTCGTCGCCGTCTCCTTCCCTGCATTCGTCGCCGTCCTCATCCCCGCTTTCGCCCTCGACCACATCCTCCAGTTCCAGCGACGGG gaTTCGGACGGTACGCCGTGCAAGACAGCCAAGCAACAATCGGGTCGTGCTACCAGTGCCCACAGAGAAAAGTCGGCCGTGGTGACCAATCACCGGATGCAGAACCGCACCACCAGCACTCCACCCGCAAGCAACAAGGGAGGAAAG GCCCGCTCTCAGCACAAGGGCGGCCAGCAGAGCTCCTCCCGCTCCTCCGGAAACAGCAAAAATCACCCAAGCAACCGGCCGCACCACCAGGGCAACGGCAAGAAGAGGAAAAATGTACGGGACTCTGCGCCAGAGGAGCTTTGCAGATAA